The DNA sequence TTTGGGTCAGGTCGCGCAAATCATCATCCAGTCCAGTGATCGAGTAATCTATTTTACGGTACTGAAAATCGGCAAACAAGTTCAGGTTTTCAGCCAATTCGTAATTGTATTTGGCAAATACATTGAAATCTTTCTTCAAACCAGTTCCGCGATACCATTCATGATTCATTTCTGAATCACCGGCGTTGCGTGCCCAGATCACTTTACCAAAATGATTTCCATCGTACACATTATAGCCACCGCCAAAGGTGAAATCGCTGGTTGCCTGTTTCCGATTTATGGAAAATGTCACTCCATAGAAGTCATTATCGAGCCATTTTCGGCGAATTAAGTCGGAATTGGTTATTGTTTCACTACCAATTACTGGTGGAGTAATCAGGTAATCAGCCAGTTTCTGCTCATTTTTATATTCCTCATAATAACCTTTACCCTTGGTGTAAAAACCGTTTGCATTTAGGCTTAACTCCGGACTGAACTGATGAGAAAACAGCAATTGGTAATGATCCTGCTGGTAATAATCGACTTGATTGGGGTAAGTGTAAAGATTGTAGGTGCGGTTATTCGAACTGATCATTTCGTCGACCTGCTTTTGCGAATACAGGTAATGATCGGCATAACGCTGCATCCCAGCCAAATCGTTGTTCAGACGAACTGAAGGAACGCCATTCCAGGCCTGGTAAGTATCTTCCAATCCTGAAAAAACATTCAGTTTCAGGATTGTTTTGTCTGTAAAATATCCTCCGGAAACAAAAAAAGATTTCAGGTCGGAAGATGCACGGTCGATAAAACCATCGGAACTGACTTTCGACAAGCGGGCATCGAATGTAAATTTTCCTTTAAGCAAGCCCGTTCCGACACCAACCGAATTTTTCAGTGTCCCGAACGAACCGGCCGATGAGCTGTATTCGGCAAAAGCTTCTTTGCTGATTGTTGTCGTCTGTAAATTGATTGTGGCTCCGAATGCTGCGGCGCCGTTGGTCGAAGTTCCAACACCGCGCTGTACCTGAATGTTGTCGGTTGAAGAGGCCAGATCCGGAATATCAACCCACCAGGTTCCGTGCGATTCGGCATCGTTCATTGGGATACCATTTACTGTCACATTGATTCGGTTCAGGTCAGTTCCCCGAATCCTAAAATTGGTGTAACCCACGCCAGTACCGGCATCCGAAGTCGTCACAAAAGAAGGAGTTAAGCCCAATAAATACGGAATATCCTGTCCCATATTGTTAGCTCTGATTTCCGAATTTTCTACCGTTGCAAAAGCTACCGGTGTCTTTTCTTTCACCCGTGTAGCCGATACCAGAACTTCTTCAGCCAAAATATTGTCTTGTTTTAAAGCAACATCCAGCGTCTGGTCTCCAGTCAATTTTACTTCTTTGATTTGCTTTTCGTAACCGATAAAAGTTACTGCCAGCTGATAAACTCCTGTCTTCAGGTTTTTAAACTGATAAGCGCCATTCACATCAGTTGTTGTTCCGTTAAAGCCGTTCGAAAGCATTAAGTTGGCGCCAACCAGCCGTTCTCCTTTTTCAGTTTTCACTGTTCCTTTCAGGGTGAATTGGGCAAATCCCCAAAATACGACACATTGCAAAAGCAATGTCAAAAAAATCCGTTTCATTCTTGTTTTTTAAAATGGTTAATAAATAACCAATGAGGCAAGTAATTCCCTTTCGCCATCCCTTCGCCGGCATTACCCGTATCAGGTTCGGTGGGTGTGATCTCAGCCTGTAATTACCCCGACTTTCGTCGGGAAGGCACCCCATTGCGTAAATTGATACGGCAAATGTAGGATTTTTAATAAACGCCATCCAAATTTTTTTTGAGAAAAAGTGTTTTTAGTCTTTTTCTTAATGGCTGTCTTTACCCGGGAATCCACCCGAAAGCTTCTCTTCCAACTTTTCCGGAAATATTGTCATTTAGAATTTTACTGAAATGGAATAATTGACACTAAAAATGACTTTATGGCACTATTAATCAACAAAATAGCCAATGGCATTCTGTTTGAAATGTATTCTACGAAAACAATAAAAAAACAAGATTTTACAATTAAAAATGGAGGAATTAAACTATGTTACCAGTATTTAAAACCAGAAGCCTACCGGGATTATTTGATGAATTTTTTAATGGAAATTTGCTTCCAAATTACATTGAAGAAGGAGCTTGGAAATCGACTCCGGCTGTAAATATTTACGAAACCAACGAAAAGTTCGAAATTGAAATTGCAGCTCCCGGCCTCGAAAAAGACGATTTTAAAATTGATCTGAAAAACGACTACCTATTGGTTTATTCTGAAAAGAAAGACAAAAAAGAAGAAAAGGAAAAGGGAAAGGTCGTTCGTTCTGAGTTCAGATATTCTTCGTTCCAACGCTCGTTTGCTTTGCCAAAAGACATTGATGCGACAGCCATACAGGCAACCCACAAAAATGGAGTTTTGGTTATCGAACTACCGAAAAAAGTGGAGCAAAAAGACAGCTTGGTACGACAGATTGAAATTCAATAAGCTCTTGATTGGCTTGTGTAAATGTACTGATCCGATGACTCTTAGTCATCGGATCAGTTTTTTTATAAGCGATTGTTAAAGCGCTTTCTTCGAAAAGCTTAGTGGCAACAAACTTTCCACACCATTTAATACCAAAATGCCATCTTGTCCGTCGAGAATAATACGGATTGGAGTTTTAAACCGCAGCTCTGTTTCTGCCAGTGCCTGCCGGCACGAACCACATGGTTTCACCGGTTCGTTTACCAAAGCGCCACTTTTAGAAGCTGAAATGGCAATTGTTTTAACTGCCGAATCAGAATAATTGGCATTAGCATAAAATAAAGCGACCCGCTCGGCACACAATCCCGATGGATAAGCTGAATTTTCCTGATTATTCCCCGTAACAATCATCCCATTTTCGAGCAAAACTGCCGCTCCAACATGAAATCCGGAATAAGGCGCATAAGCCTGTTCTGTAATCCGTCTGGCTTCCATCAACAAATTCTGATCGTTTAAAGGTAATTCAACAATATTTGCAAACTCGTGTACTACAATTTTGATTTCGGTCGTTTTCATTCCTGAACAGTTTTGTCCAAATGTACATTAATACTTGTTATTTGACAATGATCCTTACTTGCAACATTTTGTTATTTTTGCGAAGACTCAAACGGAAGTTATGATTAAATATATTCTACTCGTTATTTCATTTTTCATGTTTATACCTGGTTTTGCTCAACAAAATCAGATGAGCCGTGAAGCATACATTCAAAAATATTATCCGTTAGCTATTTCTGAAATGGAACGAAGCGGAATCCCAGCCAGCATCACACTTGCTCAAGGTTGTTGGGAATCGCAAAATGGGAATAGTGTTCTTGCAACTGAGGGGAACAATCATTTTGGTATTAAGTGCAAAAGTGAATGGAGAGGTAAAAAAATATATCACGATGATGATGCAAAAGGGGAGTGTTTCCGAAAATATGCTCACGCAGAGGCTTCTTATGTCGATCATTCCAACTTCCTCATGGCAGGAAGCCGCTACAGTTTTCTTTTTCAACTCGATCCGAAAGATTACGCCGGTTGGGCCCGCGGCTTGAAACAGGCTGGTTATGCCACTGATCCGACTTACGCAGAGCGGTTGATTAAAATTATTGAAGATTTCAAACTCTATGTTTACGACGAATATGGTGACAACCGTCAATTGGCTTCTATTAAACAAGAAGAAGAAAAGACAACACATAATAAAGCACTACGGCCTTCAACACCTGCGAAAAAGAATACTGCTCATAAAATTGAAATGAGAAACGGCTTACGGTCAGTTGTGGTACTTGAGGGTGATACCTACCAAAGCCTTACGAAATTTTTGAAACTAAAGGACTGGCAATTATATACATATAACGATTTCGGCAAAGGAAGGCAACCAAGGCCAAACGAAATCTTATACATTGAAGCTAAATACAGGAAAGCAAGCAAACAACACAAACAGCATGTTACCGAAAACGGAGATACCATGCATTACATTGCACAGAGATATGGAATCCGCTTAAAACCGTTGCTTCGCAGAAACCGCATGGATGATGGACAAGAACCTGCTGTTGGACAAGTCGTTTACCTTCATCATAAAAGTCCGAGAAAAAGGTAAATACAAGTAAAAAGGATAAAGTAAAAGGCAAAAGGAAGAAGTGAATTCTTGAACTTTTGCCTTTTTACTTTTGCCTTAAGTTCAGGTTTTGCTCCACCTGGTAAAAAGTAACCGCAGAAGTACTCGGTCGGCAAACCAGATAAAATTCAAAAGAAAAGCAAGTAGAATGACTGGTATGATGTTGTTGGATAAAAAGGCAACAGCTTGAATAACAAACGCTTTGTCGACAAAATAGTAAAAGCCTGAAACCACGGCAAGCAGCGACAGCAAGATTCCTGTTAAATATAGATATTCGCGTAAATCGGTCTTCCATTGTTCCCGTCGAACCACGGTAAATGCAACCTTTGTAGCAAAATCAGGTGACAGTTGAAATCCGGGTTCAGTTCGAAACGATTTTTCTATAATTTGATCTAATTCTTCATTTTTCATTGCTAATCTCCTTCACTAATTTTAAGCTATCCTCATCAACCACAAATTTAAGTTTTTCTTTTAAAAGTGCCTTTGCCCTGAAAAGATAACTTTTTATGGTTCCTTCGGGCATTCCGGTAATTTGTTCAATTTCCTGATACGAAAATTCTTCCAGATGAAACAAGGTCAACACGGTTCGGTATTGAACAGGTAAAAGTTCGATTTGAGCCCTGAGGTAATGGTGCAAATCAGCTTTCTCAAATTCATCCGACCGATATTCCGTCAAATTACGCAATGCCGCAGAGTCATCAGGATTTACCTCATCGCCTTTCTTGAATTTACGCAAGTAATTAATACTTGTGTTGTAAGCAATGGTAGCTATCCAGGTCGACAATTTGCATTCGTTGCGGTACTTCCCCAGATTCTGAAAAACCTTCAGGAATACCTCCTGACAAACATCTTCCAACTCGTCGTGACGCTGAATTAAGCGGCCAGTAATATGAACAACCAATTTCTGGTATCGGTTTACCAAAAACGTAAAGGCATTCATATTCCCGTTTAAAATCTGGCTTAGTAATTCAGAATCATTCATACTTGAAGTTTGACAGCAGCTACAAACAAAATGTTGCATTAAGTACCGACATTTTATTCAGAAAAAAAACTGAATCATCTGCAACATTTCAGAAACTCTTGCTGTCACATCTTTCAAACATTTAAAACTGGAAATTATGAATCAAGTATTAATGGCAGCAGTAATCTTTTTTGCGATTTATCAAATCATAAAAAATTTTACAGACTTTTTATTAAAAAGAAAAGTAATAAAAGCCGGACATTTTGAAAATGCTGGTATTCTGGAGCAAAAAGTGGCTTCAATCACTACTGAAAATCAGGAAGCCAATAAATATCCGTCGCTGAAATGGGGTTTGGTGGCATTCTTTGCCGGAATTGGCTTTATTATTATCAATCAGATGGGGCCAAGTCTTTACAACGAAGACAACTATCGCAACTTCATGGAAAACAGCATGCTACCATTTGGCATCGAACTGGTTTCCATTTCGCTAGGATTTATTGTGTATTTCCTGATTGTTACTTTTATGAAGAAAAAATAGTTAGAAGCTAGAAGTCGGAAGACCGAAGTCAGAAGTTATCTCCCTTTGGTCTTCGGACTTCTTACACTTTCACCCGCCAATCGCCCAAATCGTGGAATCCACGCAGCAATTCATCAATTTTCATGCGTTTCTTTCCTGAAAGTTGAATATCAGTTATCGAAAGCCATCCATCAGTACACGCAATCTTGAGGAATTTCTTACCATCCGTTTGAAGTGTACCCGGAGCTGCCGGCAAACTAAAGTTATCGCGCGTTGCAGCAAAGATTTTGGCAGTCAGTACCTCCTGTTTTCCTGAATGCACTAATTCTGTCCAGGCCGTCGGATAAGGCGACAGACCACGTACCAAGTTACGAACCGACTCGGTATCTCTGGTCCAGTCGATACGACAATCGTCTTTAAATATTTTAGGTGCATGTTTTATCCGATCCTGATTGGCTATCAAATTTTCCTGATCAATAGCTTCAACGTTTCCGCTCGCCAGTGCTTCCACAGTTTTTACAACCAGATTAGCGCCAATAACCATCAGTTGGTCGTGTAAATCGCCAACCGTATCGTTTTCGGCAATCTCAATTTTCTCCTGAAACATGATTTTCCCGGTATCGATTTCGTGCGAAAGCAAAAAAGTAGTGACCCCGGTTTCCGTTTCGCCATTGATAACAGCCCAATTAAGCGGAGCTGCTCCACGATATTGTGGCAACAACGATCCATGAAGGTTAAATGTGCCCATGGGCGGCATACTCCAAACAATTTCGGGCAGCATACGAAAAGCAACCACAATCTGTAAATCTGCTTTTAGACTTTCCAGTTCAGCAATGAATTCCGGATTTTTCAGTTTTTCAGGTTGAAGGATATGAAGCGATTGTTGCATTGCATATTGCTTAACGGCCGATTCGCTTAGCTGACGACCACGACCAGCAGGTTTATCCGGAGCAGTAATTACACCAACAACATTGTAGTCCTTTTCAACTAAAGCTTTCAAACTCTCGACAGCAAAGTCGGGAGTTCCCATAAATACAATTCGGATTTCTTTCGGAGACATCGTTTTTTTTACAAAGATAAGTCTTGATTCAAAACTCAAAACACGAAATCAAAAAAGAATGGAGCTAATCATCGCGCAAAAAATTACGCTATTGAAAATGAATACCTTAATCTTGAGTTAACAATGATTCAAAACACGTTATTTGCTGATTATAAACAACTTGCACATTCCGACACGTTAACTTATCATCAATAGATTGCTAAATAATTTGTTCACAACAACTTAAGCGAATTTCGCATGAAGGTTTAAGGTATTTTTGTATTATCAATTAATTCTTCAAATTTAATATTTAGGTTATGAGCTTTAAAAAACAATTTCTTAAATCGAAACCAGTTTGTAAGGTTTCATTCCGTTTAGATGCGGCAGAAGCTTCAGGAGCAAAAAAAGTTCAGTTGTTAGGCGACTTTAATAACTGGGATAAATCAGCAGAACCAATGACTGCTCTTAAATCGAACGATTTTACTGCTACACTCGAATTGGAAGCAGGAAAGGAATTTCAGTTTCGCTATTTGATTGATGGGACTGAATGGAAAAACGACTCACAAGCCGACTCATTTGTTGCGAATAGTTTTGGCGAAGAAAATAGTGTAGTTTCAACTATCGCTTAGTTTATAATTGGTTTGCCAATTGTATAAAAAGCCGGAATCAGCAGTTATTACTGTATTCCGGCTTTTTAGATTTCATCTGTTGAATTCGATCTAAATATTGTATTTGTTTTCAATTTCAGGCCTAAGTTTTCGGTTGCCCTTGATTGCTTTAGGTGAATATGGACAATTCTTGCATCCGTTTGAACAGCAATATCCTCTCTTAACCAGATAGAATTCAGTCATTATCCGGTAACCTTGTTGACTCATCACATAATCAACACCTTCAACCGGCGAATCGTCTATGCCGGAATCGAACATATTGTCAAAAATTCCCATTCCAGACTAGTATTTAAACTTCTGAAGAAAGTGACCCATTCGGTCGCGTTTGGTTTTCAGGTATGCCTGATTGTATTCATTCGGTTCAATCTCGATATTTACAGTCGAAACAACTTCAAGATTAAAACCTTCGAGCCCCACCCGTTTAATCGGATTGTTAGTCATCAACCGCATTTTTGAAACACCAAGACTTCTCAGAATCTGCGCTCCTACGCCGTAATCACGTTCGTCAGCGTCAAAACCAAGGTGAATATTTGCATCAATGGTATCCATTCCCTGATCCTGTAATTTATAGGCTGCAATTTTATTCATCAGACCAATTCCGCGACCTTCCTGCTGCATATAAACCACAACTCCCTTTCCTTCCTTCTCGATCAGATCCATGGCTCGGTCGAGTTGTTCTCCACATTCGCAACGTTTCGAACCGAAAATATCGCCAGTCATGCACGATGAATGAACCCGCACCAAAACAGGTTCATCAATTGCCCATTCGCCTTTAATTAAGGCAATGTGCTCAACCCCGTTAGAAACCTGTTTGAAAGGAATAATCCGGAAATTGCCATGCTTTGTTGGAAGAAATACTTCTTCGCCTCGTTCAATCAAACTCTCACTCTGCAACCGGTAATTGATCAGGTCTTTGATCGATATTAGCTTTAAATCAAAACGTTCAGCCAGCTTCGCCAATTCGGGCAAACGCGACATCGTGCCATCGTCGTTCATAATTTCGATGAGCACGCCTGCTGGTGTTAATCCGGCCATTCGGGCTAAATCAACAGCTGCTTCGGTGTGACCTGCGCGACGCAGAACTCCCCTGCTTCTTGCTCGGAGTGGGAAAATATGGCCGGGACGACCAAGTTCTTCCGGTTTTATATCGGGGTTCGCTAAGGCGTTCAAGGTTTTTGCACGATCGCTGGCCGAAATACCAGTAGTGCATCCATAGCCAAGCAAATCAACAGAAACGGTAAACGGAGTTTCGTGCGATGAGGTATTTTTTCCAACCATCAAATCCAGTTCAAGCTCATCACACCGTTCTTCTGTAATTGGAGCACAAACCAGGCCTCTCCCATATAAAGTCATGAAGTTAACCATTTCAGGAGTAACCATTTCGGCTGCAGCAATAAAATCACCCTCATTTTCACGATCTTCATCGTCAACCACAATAATTAACTGTCCTTTACGAATAGCGTCAATGGCTTCCGGTATTGTATTTAGTTTTATTTCATTCATCGCTTAAACTAATTTCAAAAAATATGGCCGCAAAATTAGTGAAAATTATCGACTTGACGGTACGAAATTGAGTTTATGCCCGCTTCGACTTTTCCCAATTGACCGATTGTTTCCCTTTCAGAAAACGAATCCAACCCAGAATGGAGGCATAATTTATTGCAGTGAAATAGAATGGCACAAATAGCAACTTGAAACGAATTTTATGGCGTTCCAGAAACCCGCCCAACAGTGACAGCAGATACATCATTGCCTGAAAATAAAAGAAAATCGAATAAAAATTGTCAATGCTCCATTTCCCACCTTTCAACACGATGAAGAGATTGATAAATAACAGGCAAAACAAGGCGATGGGCGCAATGGTCCAACGTAGAACTTTGTGCGAAATATACTGAACCGAGAGCAACCCGTAGTGAAATGGGTTTAGCAATTCCTTTAACCGGCCAATGGTTTGGAGTCCGCCGGCTGCAATACGTACTTTACGTTTCATTTCTTCGGATACGTTTGCCGATGCGGTTTCTATGGCATAAGCTTCAGGAGTATAGGCAATTCGGTAACCCTTTTCAGCAATCCTCAGAGATATAATAAAGTCATCAAGTATAGTATCATTTTCAACTTCAGAATAAAGATCTGTACGGATGGCAAAAAGCTCACCAACCGCACCAACGGCTGAATTCAGCTCACTATCCATACGTTTGACCCACGATTCAAATTTCCAGTACAAGTTTTCGCCTGATCCGGCGGCTCCATCAGCTTTCAATGATATTATTCTTTTCTCGCCGGCGATACATCCAACGTTGGGGTCATTAAAAGTCTCAACCATCACCCGAATTGCCTGCTTACAAAGTGTAGTATTGCTATCAGAAAAAATTACGATTGGAGCATCAACAAATTGGATTCCCCGGTTCATGGCATGGATTTTACCTTTTCGCTCAGGAAGATGATGCACTTCCATTTGCGGATATTTCTTTAATATTTCCGGAGTTCCGTCATCTGATCCGTCTGTAATCCAGAGGTATTGAATTTTGTCCTGAGGGTAATCGAGTTCGAGTAAATTCTCAACTTTAACATCAACACAATTACTTTCGTTGTATGCAGCAACAAACATACAAACACGGGGCAAGTCAGTGGTTTTGACTTCAGGATAAATGTTTTTTTTGGAGTTTGCTTTTTTTAAGGATAGAAGTATAGCCAGCAAAATTGCATATCCGGCAAAGGTATAAAACACGATCAGAAGCAATATCCAGAATACTATTTCCAAAGGATTTACTGTTGTTTGTAAAATTCAACTAACGCTTCGGCTTGCGATAAATTATCATATTTTTCCTGAATAAATCCAATTGCATTAGTACCAATCCGATCAGAAAGTGAGCGGTCGGTAATCAATTGATTGATGGCTTCGGTAAAGCTGTCGGCGTCATTGGCTATCAAAATATTTTTTCCACTTTCAGTTGGAATTCCTTCAGTCCCAATATCGGTTGTTACTATTGGTTTACCGAGCGCCATACCTTCAATAATCTTGATTCGCATACCGCTTCCTGAGAAAAGCGGAACAACCATAACAGCCTTAGAATTAATAAAATCGTAGGCGTCATTTATTTCGCCCAAATACACAACTCCATCCAGTTTTATAATTCGTTCGAACCATTCAGGGGCATTTCTTCCGGCAAGATAAAACTTCAAATCCGGGTTTTCCTGATGTATTTTAGGCCAGCAATGATTGAAAAACCAGATCAATCCTTCCTGATTCGGGGCCCAATCGAGCGCCCCAATGTGAAACAAAGAGGGGAACTCCAGTTTTCGGGCAGTTGGAACAAGCGAGGCAAAATCAATACCGGTTTGTGAGGTATGACGTGGTTTGGTATTGCCCAACTTATCGAGGATTATTCCGTCACGATCGGTAATTGGTACAAGTAAGTCGTAGGAATTAAGATAACTGATCTCGAATCGTTTAATCCGCTTTGAAAGATTCCGAAGATATTTTGAGCGAAATCCATCAGATAATGTGGCCGTCCGCTCCCAAATTTCGTATTCGATATTGTGAGCGCGGTAGACAATCAAAGCTTTCGAATATTCACGGATAACAGGGATGTATGGACAAAGATATAATCCTTCAAGCTGGATAACATCGAATGTTTTTTCGGTCAGCAGTTTGGCCAGTTCATTGCTAAATTCGTCGGAAATAAACCGTTGTGCATTGTACGGAAGCTTAGAGAAGAGTAGGTTAAGTGTAGCTTCTAACCAATTGATTGATGCCGGCACTTCAACCAGACGAAAATCGGCCTTGCTTTTCACATCGTCAGGCATATCTTTAATGCGAATATGATGTTTGGAAGTATTCATACTCAACACAGTTACTTCGTGCCCAAGCATCGAAAATCCCTTCGTCATGTTTAAACAGGCGATGGCTCCTCCATCTTTTGGAGGCCATGGAACTTTATTCATCAATTGAAGTATACGCATCGATCTATTATTCAGGTTTATGACGATTAAAAAATCGAACTTTTGTCAGACGTTTAAAAAGAGCCTGATAGCTTTCTATATTCATAACTCCGGAATCGGTTGCCGCCTTATAAGTCAGCCAAATACCCAGTGGAAGAAAAACAAACGAGGCAAGCCACATTCCTCCGACCATTGACCAGGCATCTTCCCGGGCAAATTTCTCTCCGGTAATCATCAAAATATAGTAAGCTATAAACATTAATATGGACACAACTACCGGCATGCCCAGCCCACCTTTCCGAATAATGGCCCCAAGAGGTGCACCTATAAAAAAGAAGATCAAACAGGCAAACGAAAGGGTAAACTTACGGTGCCACTCCATGGCGTAACTATTCAGCGATTTCTTTCTCATATACATTTCGTCGAATTGCTGGGTAAGCGCTAAGGAGTTACTTCGAACATTACCGATAACGCGCTGATAAAGAGCGGCCTTCTCGAAGGTGCTCAATGCTGCAATAGTTTTATCGAAATCGACGATACTATCTGGTTTAATGTTAGGATTAATTCGAAGTGAATCTATTGGATTAGACAACCACGAAACTTGCCGATTAACATCGCTGATGTAACTAAAGGCGGTCAAATACCTCCACAACTGAAGCTTATATTCTTTAAAAACAGAATCTCCCTGACTGGTGAGCTGCGAAACATTCATCATTTTTGAAGCTCCGGCATAGCGCTTTTCATCAATCCGGTTAAATTCAAAATCTTTCATGCTAATATTAATAACCTCTTTCTGAAACGATTCGCGCCGAAAAGGATACCGTTTTGCAGTACTTTGCCGGCTTTCTGTTCCTTCAGTATAATTTTGTCCGTTATATAGCGTGATTGACATGAATTTCTTATCCTGCGTTATTTCCATTTTACCTGAATCAGAAATCGATACATTTACATTTCCCTGGTTGTCGGCGTGGTTGTAAATCATCACATCGTAAAGCATGTTGTTGTTTTTCCCCTTACGTTCAACTTTAATACTGTAATTTTCCATATCATTACTGAAAACACCCTCCTTAATCACCATTTCAGGCTTTTGCTGTTTAACACTGTACATTAAAGTGTAAAATTTCAGGTTGGTTTTAGGCAAGATATTATTGGAAAAATAAAATGCGATTGAAGTAAGAATAAGAGCAACAACAAAAAGAGGTCGCATAATTCGAAATAATGAAATCCCTGAAGCTTTCATGGCGACCAGCTCGTAATTCTCCCCCAAATTGCCAAAAGTCATGATTGAGGCCAACAGCATTGCCAGAGGGAAAGCAAGAGGAACAAGCCCAAATGACGCATACATCAACAATTCCGACACAATTCCCCAATCAAGTCCTTTTCCAACCAAATCATCAATGTATTTCCACAGAAATTGCATCAGTAGAATGAAAACACAGATGAAAAAGGTCATAAAAAAAGGACCCAGAAAACTTTTAATGATAAACTTATGTAATAGCTTCATGCTTATGCTTGCATAATAAAACGTTTACAAAACTAAGGTATTTTGAAGAATTAAAAAGTGAATCACAAACACCTTCAAAATTATTTTGAGCGCAAAACGAGAAATAGAGCTTTGCAGTTCCCATAAAACAGATTTTCTGAAATGAATTTGAAGGATAATGATTGGATATAAAAAACGAACCTGAAGCAGACAATAAACTGTTTATGAAAGAAGTGATAATACAAAAACAAATTGAATAGAGAATAGTCAGTCAGGAGGAATGGATTTATTAGTGGGGAAAAGCTAACTTGAAATTTGAAAGACGATTTTAAGCAGGGTAGTTGATCACGATGATGCCAATCAGGAGCCAAGTAAATGTTTCAGTTTCGATACTTGAGTATCCCAAAGATTACTGGTTTCATGGATTTCGTCTTCCTCGGCAAAATCAATAATAGTAAGCGAAACATCATTTGTCAGATCATCTTGATTAATAATAAACTCGAAATACAATTCATCTGCGTCATCGCCAACCCATT is a window from the Aquipluma nitroreducens genome containing:
- a CDS encoding bifunctional 3,4-dihydroxy-2-butanone-4-phosphate synthase/GTP cyclohydrolase II produces the protein MNEIKLNTIPEAIDAIRKGQLIIVVDDEDRENEGDFIAAAEMVTPEMVNFMTLYGRGLVCAPITEERCDELELDLMVGKNTSSHETPFTVSVDLLGYGCTTGISASDRAKTLNALANPDIKPEELGRPGHIFPLRARSRGVLRRAGHTEAAVDLARMAGLTPAGVLIEIMNDDGTMSRLPELAKLAERFDLKLISIKDLINYRLQSESLIERGEEVFLPTKHGNFRIIPFKQVSNGVEHIALIKGEWAIDEPVLVRVHSSCMTGDIFGSKRCECGEQLDRAMDLIEKEGKGVVVYMQQEGRGIGLMNKIAAYKLQDQGMDTIDANIHLGFDADERDYGVGAQILRSLGVSKMRLMTNNPIKRVGLEGFNLEVVSTVNIEIEPNEYNQAYLKTKRDRMGHFLQKFKY
- a CDS encoding LptF/LptG family permease — translated: MKLLHKFIIKSFLGPFFMTFFICVFILLMQFLWKYIDDLVGKGLDWGIVSELLMYASFGLVPLAFPLAMLLASIMTFGNLGENYELVAMKASGISLFRIMRPLFVVALILTSIAFYFSNNILPKTNLKFYTLMYSVKQQKPEMVIKEGVFSNDMENYSIKVERKGKNNNMLYDVMIYNHADNQGNVNVSISDSGKMEITQDKKFMSITLYNGQNYTEGTESRQSTAKRYPFRRESFQKEVINISMKDFEFNRIDEKRYAGASKMMNVSQLTSQGDSVFKEYKLQLWRYLTAFSYISDVNRQVSWLSNPIDSLRINPNIKPDSIVDFDKTIAALSTFEKAALYQRVIGNVRSNSLALTQQFDEMYMRKKSLNSYAMEWHRKFTLSFACLIFFFIGAPLGAIIRKGGLGMPVVVSILMFIAYYILMITGEKFAREDAWSMVGGMWLASFVFLPLGIWLTYKAATDSGVMNIESYQALFKRLTKVRFFNRHKPE
- a CDS encoding glycosyltransferase family 2 protein, with the protein product MEIVFWILLLIVFYTFAGYAILLAILLSLKKANSKKNIYPEVKTTDLPRVCMFVAAYNESNCVDVKVENLLELDYPQDKIQYLWITDGSDDGTPEILKKYPQMEVHHLPERKGKIHAMNRGIQFVDAPIVIFSDSNTTLCKQAIRVMVETFNDPNVGCIAGEKRIISLKADGAAGSGENLYWKFESWVKRMDSELNSAVGAVGELFAIRTDLYSEVENDTILDDFIISLRIAEKGYRIAYTPEAYAIETASANVSEEMKRKVRIAAGGLQTIGRLKELLNPFHYGLLSVQYISHKVLRWTIAPIALFCLLFINLFIVLKGGKWSIDNFYSIFFYFQAMMYLLSLLGGFLERHKIRFKLLFVPFYFTAINYASILGWIRFLKGKQSVNWEKSKRA
- a CDS encoding glycosyltransferase family 4 protein encodes the protein MRILQLMNKVPWPPKDGGAIACLNMTKGFSMLGHEVTVLSMNTSKHHIRIKDMPDDVKSKADFRLVEVPASINWLEATLNLLFSKLPYNAQRFISDEFSNELAKLLTEKTFDVIQLEGLYLCPYIPVIREYSKALIVYRAHNIEYEIWERTATLSDGFRSKYLRNLSKRIKRFEISYLNSYDLLVPITDRDGIILDKLGNTKPRHTSQTGIDFASLVPTARKLEFPSLFHIGALDWAPNQEGLIWFFNHCWPKIHQENPDLKFYLAGRNAPEWFERIIKLDGVVYLGEINDAYDFINSKAVMVVPLFSGSGMRIKIIEGMALGKPIVTTDIGTEGIPTESGKNILIANDADSFTEAINQLITDRSLSDRIGTNAIGFIQEKYDNLSQAEALVEFYKQQ